tctcCTGTACTCTCTGTTGCTCAGCTTCATTAATCCATTCTTTAGGGAGCAACTTTTAGTTTCCCTCACTTGTTAATTATGTTTACTGTTCTGCCTACGAAAGTGAAGCTTTTTAAAGAATTTCTTTTCATTGTAATGCGTGTAGCTTCCTGGgatttctttggatttttatcCGGTGAAGGTTTAAAGAATCTGATCTAGACATTGTGGTTATATTGTTAATGACAGCATGTTCTTCGATATGACTTATCTATTGAGTGTGTTAACAGTGAGGTATATTGTTAGTTTAATATGTCATATATTTGCTAGGGGTGATacgtgatattattatatttatttaattatatatttattattaataaaagcttaatttatttttaatatttatataatattggattaataaatctataataaaaataaagtccataaacaaaaatactttgcaattttttttataaaattgttataattatgagattaatattatattaaagcgTTGCTCCTAAAATGTTCCTGATTGATGCTCTCTTAAACATTAGATATTTATTAGAGTTGTAGAGACTGATAAatattatgttctttcttttatgaaagGAAATAGTTGTTCTTATAAGTTAAGATATAAGAGATACCTAGAACTAATATATAGGTGTTTGTTATAAGACATGTACACTAAACTGGCTTATATGAGAACTCCATATGGAGATATTACTTGTGTTTATGAAAAAACTCATGTGACAGTTATGTGAATGATTCTTAAACTcgagatcactaagttattttatatagagtGTTATGTTTTAATTCTGCTATATGTTATCTTGGTATAGGTAACATATGAGTAGATATTggatataacataaactatatgaaggtatttgagTGATCAAGAAATGATTCACCATCTTATgtgaattaataaaaatgtttcACATGTTCTTAAATAGTATTGTTTGTTAAATCCTTGCGCAAAatggaataagatttgaaaagaattttaaattttattcaaatgatcaataattataatattgcaAACAAATATGATCTGAAATGACAGACACACTCTATGCTAAAAtgtttaaatcaaaacattattgatgaagagataataattatattgagaAACTAGTAATTGAAAGGataagtcaaaccacttataaCTCTCCTAATATTTAGGGGATCATGACACGTTGCTAGACGGtgcacttgatcttcaaatataaattaatcaattactgaattgataataaattaaactattttattcatttaattctatttatttagaattataatttatatttggaccAACATATTAGAAACTTAATGAGTCACAAACATTAAGAATCATTAGTTCGAAGTTAAACTGagataattaatcaagtttgacttgattgaaaataattttagaaattaaaaagtaGATTGTATTTAATTCAGGGATTATAATTCTAGTCCTAAAATAATCAAGTAGGGATTTGATTGATTAAATCTCTAAAATTATCCTTTAATAacatatgaatattatttaagggacaaatatatattgtcatttatagggtttttaggattccttataaatataaagctatgtttcttgtttttaagtGGTTGTCTTTTACCAAAAAACGATGCGAGTTATAATAGAAAGCTAACACTATAGACATATCAATCTCTCTCTTCTAAATAGAAATTTAGGAGATTTTTCAATGATGGTTCATGTGGATTACCGTTAGAAACTAGATAATTGGACGACTTATGATTTGCGACAACCCATCCTTTAAAGAATTATACAAATCTGATGAAGATTAGATTTTCGGGTAATAAATCCTTAAATAACTCTAGATCTGTCTAATGAGATCCTAAAGATTCccgaatattattttaaatttattgttttcacTGCGTGTATGAATTTCAAGAACCCAACTATTGTCTGGTGTGTTTTAATTACATAGTCAAGCACTTTCTCCACGGAACATATTCACACTACTTAAATGGTATACCGATGCAGGAAAACAGACAATTTACTGCTTTGGCACATAGGGCTCTAAGAGAAACGAGCTTGGATGGGCAGCTTGGCATAGTTGTTTGTGCTTAGTCAAGTCCAGTTCCCCTTTATAAAGCATGTTCGACATTAATTTGTGAGATCCATCAATCTTATGAGGTTATGTTGACTTGGTGTCTACGCTAATCTAACTTCATCTCTATGTAATTTGGTATTTGAAAGCTCAGCTTCGCTTGAGAGGTGCATGATAGTTTCACTTGTTCCCAAGGATTGGCATATCTGTTTCACTCAGGAAGGGAGGTGGTTAGTGTAAACTATTAGGATTTGATTCATGCGGCCTTCAAAATGTAGAGAAACACAATTGAAAACCCATTTGATTGATCTTCTAGTTGAAACTTTGAAATCAATTCCCTCTACTCTTCCTCAGCCAGGACTGGGCATCATGCCAAAGCAAGTTGAAGTTTTTGTGTATGAGCAGATCATGCAGTCACTATCATCAATATGATGGCTTTCTTGCTGCAGTAGTTAGGCAATCTCTGATAAAAATCACCTTATTTGCTTCTTTGAGCTCTTGTCAGTAGTTTTTCGTATGGCATTAATGAGTTTGTCATACTTAACTTCTGCTAATGCTTGGATTAATGTGCAAGTGGTTTGATTGAGCTATCAGAAAAGCCAATTACAAGCTGAGCTCAAGCAGTTGGAATTGTTAGTGTCATTGGTGATTACTTGTATAAACAAGACGAGTACTTGAAATTCTGATTTAAGATCAGATATGTTTTTATGGGGATTTGCTGATAGAAGTTAAAACATTCACTGAATTATTTCTCATTTTGCAATTGCCATTGAGAAAACACAGATTGAACCAAGTCATCCTCATAAATGCAGTATGGTTTGGTGCATATTGCTGCTGGAGACCTTCTGAGGGCAGAAATTGCTTCAGGAAGTGAGAATGGTAAGCGAGCAAAGGAATACATGGAGAAAGGACAGCTGGTCCCAAATGAAATAGTTGTCATGGTAGGCATGATTTAACTGCCCCCTTCTTTCCTCCTCCACTCCTTTCAAATCATTCATATTGTGTATTCAATGACCTGATCTTGTAGATGGTAAAGGAGCGTCTGCTGCTGCCAGACTCTCAAGAAAATGGTTGGCTTTTAGATGGATACCCAAGGAGCTTATTACAAGCAACTGCTCTCAAAGAATTTGGCTTCCAGCCCGATCTTTTTATTCTCCTGGAAGTAAGAGTTCTTGTTGCTGCAGGCATGCTGTGTTATTTGGTTGCATCCCATTATCTGGTTAGGAAGAGGAGAATGCGTACTTGCATGCTGATATTCTTCCCTGTACATAATTTGATGATTTCCATGTatgtttgaaaaaacatttaggaTACTTTATCCAAGCCAAAGTAAAAGAAGATGTTAATGAAGATGAAAGAATTGGTTTAACAATGTAATGGCCTTGATGTATCTTCACATCCTTGGGTAGATTTCAAATTCTAAATATCAAGATTGAGTTTCCCCCGTCAGCCAACCTCATGAATGTTGATTTGCAGGTCAATGAAGAGATTCTTGTTGAAAGAGTGGTTGGACGTAGGTTAGACCCTGTTAAAGATATACCACCTCAAGTATTCTCCCCCTGAGACTGAAGAAATTGCTGCCAGGCTCACCCAACGTTTTGATGACACTGAAGAAAAGGCATGTTTTGAACTTATCTGTTTACTTACACTGTCTTCTTTGTGTCTTTAATGGGTCATTGGGTCAATGTTGCTAAGCGATAatgtttgtttccttttttgtaCGGCTGTATTTAGGTGAAGTTGCGGTTGCAAACTCATCATCAAAATGTGGAGGCAGTACTTTTAATGTATGAAGACATTACACTCAAGGCAAGTGATAAAATACCCCCCCccttctctctgtctctctctctctcgctctcacTCTCACTCTCTCATATTATTTGCGTGTGTTCAATTGAAGACACTACCATATCATCCCAGCTATCCTAATGCTATCAGGCTCCACTACCTcgtgaataaattattttgttgaacAGCTCTTGGTAAGTTGATGCTGGGGCTGCAACTAGAAGATACTCCCTGTTCATGTTGGTGGATATGCATCTGTATTTCATTATTCCTCTGTCACCTCTGTCGATGCTTGTGCTCTATTTTAACCATGTTCTTATTTACTGGGTTTCCTTTTCTTGTGTTAAACAACAATATGAAAGGAAAGGTGAAATGCAGAGAGTCGCTCTGTATTATTTTGAGTTAAACACGAGCAATTTGTCTTGCATGTCCCCTATGAGGGAGGAAAATCTGCTTGTTGAGGCAGTAGATTATCGTCAAGAAAGAGTGGGAAAGagagggagggggagagagagagggtttcTGGTATATGTATATGATTTGGCAGATAATGCATCTGGTATTATACTATTATCAAATCTAAATTGGAGAGCCATTTTATTGATTTCAGGTTAATGGAAATGTTCCCAAAGAAGATGTGTTTGCACAAATTGATGGTGCTCTCACAAAATTACTTGAGGATAGGAAGTTGATTTAAGGATCTCTGGCTGCATAGATGGAGGGAAGAGCTGGTGTATAACCAATAGTCAGGACTCAGGAATTATGAAAACTGGTATAattgccagcctttatttttttgcccATATACTCAGGTTTGTGCCTCAATTTCCATAAATGCTTAGCTAGTAAGTGTCcttgttttctctttcttaGAATTACCACATGCTTGACATTTGATAgtcattgttattaaattattctttgAAGTATAGCTTGTGAAAATTTGGATTTCATTTGTATGGAAACCAATTGAACAGTGCTAAATTTGAGGTCTTTTAGTCCCTAAAATACTgtggggaaaaaataaaaaacttcatgTAGAATCTTCATGCAATTCCTTTCCAAGGACAACTAGTTTACATATGCTAGTAAGCATCATGTTGCATATGGTGGTCTCCATTTCTGTTAATTTGACCAGCTTAACACTGCTATGGATAAAGTGTCCTTGAGTTTGCCTTTTCAacatttttaagtatttataaATTTGTGTACACGTTTGTGCTGTCTAAACTTGTTTGAATTTTCTCAAGTAAAAAGTGTTCCAGCAAATGATAGTTATTGTGGATGACAACCACCACGTAGATGTTGATGGGTGCCTGTATTTTCCCATCTTTACATAAAGTCAGCAAGTCCTGGTAGtgcatttttatttgatacTTAAAGCTCGTTCCAGCTTTTCTAGATGATCCTGTTATAGCAaagatttgatccttgaaatcAATGAAAATCTCTGTAGTATCATCTTGAAGACTTTTCAGTCTTTGTAGTTGAGAAACATTCAAAGGTATCAGGCTTCAATTACCTGCTAGACTTT
This genomic stretch from Populus alba chromosome 19, ASM523922v2, whole genome shotgun sequence harbors:
- the LOC118056551 gene encoding LOW QUALITY PROTEIN: adenylate kinase, chloroplastic-like (The sequence of the model RefSeq protein was modified relative to this genomic sequence to represent the inferred CDS: inserted 2 bases in 1 codon), which produces MDEGLLLSQSPSIVDCQSYTTTAPTNFQEYPTKPLDKRVTFVKQRKNKTEKWLLQAPAISTWGVNGKGTPEQPCSSSKSSQILFSSNLSFCYSNIRYCLSLRSHQTLLSTRFNETKNSAFVVASAKADPLKIMISGAPASGKGTQCELITKKYGLVHIAAGDLLRAEIASGSENGKRAKEYMEKGQLVPNEIVVMMVKERLLLPDSQENGWLLDGYPRSLLQATALKEFGFQPDLFILLEVNEEILVERVVGRRLDPVXKIYHLKYSPPETEEIAARLTQRFDDTEEKVKLRLQTHHQNVEAVLLMYEDITLKVNGNVPKEDVFAQIDGALTKLLEDRKLI